Proteins encoded by one window of Vibrio rumoiensis:
- a CDS encoding Y-family DNA polymerase, which yields MAKITVPLQFRPDLRGKPLVVLSNNDGCIVAANRQAKELGIPKFAPFFKVQAQCEKLGVIALSSNYELYADLSAKMMAVIGRFAPHQHIYSIDESFLSFKHCSKALPCLKEHGGLIRRAVWKECRLPVCVGMGKTLTLAKIANHAAKKIQGYHGVCVLDTEKERVDVLKLLPASEVWGIGRKLTAKLSIMGIKTAYDLACLDPKAAQRQFSVEVERTVRELNGQPCKTWDEAKADKKQIFSTRSVGKRIIDLPSLQQALSKHVAIASYKARQQQSLCQVLMCFAASSPYDAYPVNDKCIHRFAYPTSDTTVLTKTVMAMVEQMFKPDVRYYKIGVGLIDLVEGQHTQMDWLNPEPDDPRLMKVLDGLNQRYGSDSVFLAAQGIEQKWAMRRDRLTPQYTTRWGDLPVVRC from the coding sequence GTGGCCAAAATCACTGTACCACTACAGTTTCGCCCGGATCTACGTGGCAAGCCGTTGGTGGTGTTATCGAATAATGATGGCTGTATTGTGGCGGCTAATCGTCAAGCTAAAGAGCTGGGTATCCCTAAGTTTGCGCCATTTTTTAAAGTACAGGCTCAATGTGAAAAGCTGGGCGTGATCGCGCTGTCGTCTAACTATGAGTTGTATGCGGATTTATCGGCCAAAATGATGGCGGTGATAGGGCGTTTTGCCCCTCATCAACATATCTATTCTATTGATGAATCGTTCCTGTCATTTAAGCATTGTTCCAAAGCTTTACCTTGTTTAAAGGAACATGGTGGTCTTATTCGTCGTGCGGTGTGGAAGGAATGTCGTTTACCGGTGTGTGTTGGAATGGGAAAAACATTAACACTGGCTAAAATAGCGAACCATGCCGCAAAGAAAATCCAAGGCTATCATGGGGTCTGTGTGCTTGATACGGAGAAAGAACGCGTCGATGTGTTGAAGTTACTGCCGGCCTCCGAGGTATGGGGAATAGGCCGAAAGCTCACAGCTAAGCTTTCTATTATGGGCATTAAAACGGCGTATGATTTAGCGTGTTTAGATCCAAAAGCAGCACAGCGTCAGTTTAGTGTGGAAGTGGAACGAACGGTGCGAGAGTTGAATGGCCAACCTTGTAAAACGTGGGATGAAGCCAAAGCCGATAAGAAGCAGATCTTCTCAACCCGCAGTGTGGGGAAGCGAATTATTGATTTACCATCATTGCAACAAGCATTGAGTAAGCATGTTGCCATTGCTTCTTACAAAGCAAGGCAACAACAATCGCTTTGCCAAGTGCTGATGTGTTTTGCGGCGAGTTCGCCTTATGATGCCTATCCCGTTAATGATAAGTGCATACACCGTTTTGCCTATCCAACTTCTGATACTACGGTACTCACAAAAACGGTGATGGCAATGGTGGAACAAATGTTTAAGCCTGATGTTCGCTATTACAAAATAGGGGTTGGCTTGATTGATTTAGTAGAAGGTCAGCATACTCAAATGGATTGGTTAAACCCAGAACCGGACGACCCAAGACTGATGAAAGTATTAGATGGCCTAAACCAACGTTATGGCAGTGATAGTGTGTTTTTAGCGGCGCAAGGTATCGAGCAAAAATGGGCAATGAGGCGTGACAGGTTAACACCTCAATATACGACGAGATGGGGGGATTTACCGGTGGTTAGGTGTTAA